From one Enterobacter kobei genomic stretch:
- a CDS encoding anaerobic C4-dicarboxylate transporter — protein MITLEFVVIILCLLVGTRFGGMGLGLISGIGLFILTFVFGLQPGKPPVDVMLTILAVIGCAATLQTAGGLNVMMQFAERLLRRHPQHITLLAPFTTWMLTFLCGTGHVIYTMFPIIADIALKKGIRPERPMAVASVASQMAITASPVSVAVVSLVSILAAQQGIGHAWSILEILAVSVPASLFGVAIAALWSLRRGKDLADDAEFQQKLSDPKQREFIYGSSETLMDQRFPKQAYWSTWIFFAGILVVVLLGALPALRPAFDVKGKMTPLSMNLVIQMMMLIAGAVMLIVCKVNASTISSGAVFKAGMVAIFSVFGVAWMSDTFFQAHLEELKVALEGVVQNHPWTYAIVLFLVSKLVNSQAAALTAVAPMALMLGVEPKMLLAFFPASYGYFVLPTYPSDLACIGFDRSGTTRIGKFIINHSFIIPGLIGVSCACAASYALVMALF, from the coding sequence ATGATCACTCTTGAGTTTGTCGTCATTATCCTCTGCCTGCTGGTCGGTACGCGCTTCGGCGGCATGGGCCTCGGCCTGATAAGCGGTATCGGCCTTTTCATTCTGACCTTTGTATTTGGCCTGCAACCGGGTAAACCGCCGGTGGACGTGATGCTGACCATTCTGGCGGTTATCGGCTGTGCCGCCACGCTGCAAACCGCAGGCGGACTTAACGTGATGATGCAGTTTGCCGAGCGGCTGTTACGTCGGCATCCCCAGCACATCACGCTGCTCGCGCCTTTTACCACCTGGATGTTGACGTTTTTGTGCGGTACCGGTCATGTGATCTACACCATGTTTCCGATTATCGCCGACATTGCGCTGAAAAAAGGCATCCGCCCGGAGCGCCCGATGGCGGTGGCGTCAGTGGCCTCTCAAATGGCGATCACCGCGTCGCCGGTGTCGGTGGCGGTGGTGTCGCTGGTCTCTATACTGGCGGCACAACAGGGCATCGGCCACGCGTGGAGCATTCTGGAGATCCTCGCCGTCTCCGTTCCGGCGTCGCTGTTTGGGGTAGCCATCGCCGCCCTGTGGAGCCTGCGGCGCGGGAAAGATCTGGCAGATGACGCGGAGTTTCAGCAGAAATTATCCGATCCAAAGCAGCGGGAATTTATCTACGGCAGCAGCGAAACGCTGATGGATCAACGCTTCCCGAAACAGGCTTACTGGTCAACCTGGATCTTCTTCGCCGGTATTCTGGTGGTGGTGCTGTTAGGGGCGCTGCCGGCGCTGCGTCCGGCATTCGACGTGAAAGGTAAAATGACGCCGCTGTCGATGAACCTGGTGATCCAGATGATGATGCTGATCGCCGGGGCGGTCATGCTGATAGTCTGCAAGGTGAACGCGTCGACGATTTCCAGCGGCGCGGTATTCAAGGCCGGGATGGTGGCGATTTTCTCGGTGTTTGGCGTGGCGTGGATGAGTGACACCTTCTTTCAGGCGCATCTGGAAGAGCTAAAAGTCGCGCTGGAAGGCGTGGTGCAGAATCATCCCTGGACCTACGCGATTGTGCTGTTTCTGGTGTCCAAACTGGTTAACAGCCAGGCTGCCGCCCTGACCGCCGTTGCGCCGATGGCGCTGATGCTGGGCGTGGAGCCAAAAATGCTGCTGGCATTCTTTCCGGCATCCTACGGTTATTTCGTGCTGCCAACCTACCCGAGCGACCTGGCCTGCATCGGCTTTGACCGTTCAGGCACCACCCGCATCGGGAAATTCATCATCAACCACAGCTTTATTATTCCCGGGCTGATAGGCGTCAGCTGCGCCTGTGCGGCGAGCTATGCGCTGGTGATGGCGCTGTTTTGA
- a CDS encoding non-heme ferritin-like protein: MAIVGMVQKLNTQMNLEFQASSLYLSLSEWCAGHSLNGTATFLRTQAQGNITQMMRVFEYMKREGANPIVKAAEPSQDDYSTLEDLFTKMLEEYSQRCTTLARLTAEAAAVNDACTLEFLQQLEKEQQQDGLLLQTIMEEVHNAQLSGMGLPQTDQHLLNIVNFQQH, translated from the coding sequence ATGGCTATTGTCGGAATGGTTCAAAAACTCAATACGCAAATGAATCTTGAGTTCCAGGCATCCAGTCTTTATTTGTCGCTCAGTGAATGGTGCGCCGGGCACAGCCTGAACGGCACGGCCACGTTTCTGCGTACCCAGGCACAGGGCAATATCACGCAAATGATGCGGGTGTTTGAATATATGAAACGCGAAGGGGCGAATCCCATCGTAAAAGCCGCCGAACCCTCTCAGGACGACTATTCCACCCTCGAAGATCTGTTCACAAAAATGCTTGAGGAGTATTCACAGCGCTGCACCACCCTCGCCCGCTTAACGGCGGAAGCGGCAGCCGTGAACGATGCCTGCACGCTGGAGTTTTTGCAGCAGCTCGAAAAAGAACAGCAGCAGGACGGCCTGCTGTTGCAAACCATCATGGAAGAAGTGCATAACGCGCAGCTGTCAGGCATGGGGTTACCGCAGACCGACCAGCACTTACTGAATATCGTCAATTTCCAGCAGCATTAA
- a CDS encoding DJ-1/PfpI family protein, whose product MKKVAVLLAPGFEEAEAIVTIDILRRLHIEVETLACASSRAVESYHAIPMVADSTLAERLDTLYDAVVLPGGPQGSVNLAASADVIRFIKAHDAAGKLICPLCSAAARVLGGNDLLNGRRYVCSGDLWQAVQNGEYVDAPVVEDGNLISGKGLGHVFDFAFAVSARLLGDATPVREHAEHIYYRW is encoded by the coding sequence ATGAAAAAAGTAGCGGTATTACTGGCCCCCGGATTTGAAGAAGCCGAAGCCATTGTCACCATCGATATCCTGCGTCGTTTGCATATTGAGGTGGAAACCCTGGCCTGTGCCAGCTCTCGTGCAGTAGAGAGCTATCACGCCATTCCCATGGTGGCAGACAGCACTCTCGCTGAGCGGCTGGACACGTTATATGACGCCGTGGTACTGCCGGGCGGGCCACAGGGCAGTGTTAATCTGGCGGCCAGCGCCGACGTCATCCGCTTCATAAAAGCCCACGATGCGGCGGGCAAACTGATTTGCCCACTCTGCTCGGCGGCGGCCCGCGTGTTGGGCGGCAACGATCTGCTGAACGGGCGGCGCTACGTCTGTTCAGGCGATCTGTGGCAGGCGGTGCAAAACGGTGAATATGTCGATGCACCCGTGGTGGAAGACGGCAATCTGATCAGCGGCAAAGGGTTAGGCCACGTCTTTGATTTTGCGTTCGCGGTGTCCGCGCGCTTACTGGGCGACGCCACGCCGGTGCGTGAACACGCCGAACATATCTATTATCGCTGGTGA
- a CDS encoding arabinose ABC transporter substrate-binding protein produces MHKFTKALAAIGLAAVMSQSAIAETMKLGFLVKQPEEPWFQTEWKFADKAGKDLGFEVIKIAVPDGEKTLNAIDSLAASGAKGFVICTPDPKLGSAIVAKAKGYDMKVIAVDDQFVTAKGKPMESVPLVMMAASEIGARQGQELYKEMQKRGWDVKDTAVMAITADELDTARRRTTGSMDALKAAGFPEKQIYKVPTKANDIPGAFDAGNSLLVQHPEVKHWLVVGMNDNTVLGGVRATEGQGFKAADVIGIGINGVDAVSELSKAQGTGFYGSLLPSPDVHGYKTSEMLYNWVEKGVEPPKFTAVTDVVLITRDNFKEELAKKGLGVK; encoded by the coding sequence ATGCACAAATTCACTAAAGCGCTGGCAGCCATCGGTCTGGCTGCCGTTATGTCACAATCCGCTATCGCAGAGACCATGAAACTCGGTTTTCTGGTGAAACAACCGGAGGAACCCTGGTTCCAGACGGAATGGAAGTTCGCTGATAAAGCCGGTAAAGATCTTGGTTTTGAAGTGATTAAAATCGCCGTACCGGACGGGGAGAAAACCCTGAACGCCATCGACAGCCTGGCGGCCAGTGGCGCGAAAGGCTTTGTCATCTGTACGCCGGATCCAAAACTCGGCTCAGCCATCGTGGCGAAAGCCAAAGGCTATGACATGAAGGTCATTGCCGTGGATGACCAGTTCGTCACCGCGAAAGGTAAACCGATGGAATCCGTACCGCTGGTGATGATGGCGGCGAGTGAAATCGGTGCGCGCCAGGGTCAGGAACTCTACAAAGAGATGCAAAAACGCGGCTGGGACGTGAAAGATACCGCCGTGATGGCTATCACCGCTGACGAACTGGACACCGCCCGTCGTCGTACCACCGGTTCGATGGACGCGCTGAAAGCCGCCGGCTTCCCGGAAAAACAGATCTATAAAGTGCCAACCAAAGCGAACGACATTCCGGGCGCCTTCGACGCCGGTAACTCCCTGCTGGTGCAGCATCCGGAAGTGAAACACTGGCTGGTGGTCGGCATGAACGATAACACCGTGCTGGGCGGCGTACGTGCCACTGAAGGTCAGGGCTTTAAAGCCGCTGACGTGATCGGTATCGGTATCAATGGCGTGGATGCGGTGAGCGAGCTGTCGAAAGCGCAGGGCACCGGCTTCTACGGTTCACTGCTGCCAAGCCCGGACGTCCATGGCTATAAAACCAGCGAAATGCTTTACAACTGGGTAGAGAAGGGCGTCGAACCGCCGAAATTCACGGCGGTTACCGACGTGGTGCTGATCACCCGCGACAACTTTAAAGAAGAACTGGCGAAAAAAGGGCTCGGCGTTAAGTAA
- the araG gene encoding L-arabinose ABC transporter ATP-binding protein AraG, with the protein MQQSTPYLSFRGIGKTFPGVKALSDISFDCYAGQVHALMGENGAGKSTLLKILSGNYAPTTGTLALRGEDVTFADTPAALNAGVAIIYQELHLVPEMTVAENIYLGQLPHKGGFVNRSLLNYEARLQLEHLGLDIDPQTPLKYLSIGQWQMVEIAKALARNAKVIAFDEPTSSLSAREIDNLFRVIRELRDEGRVIIYVSHRMEEIFALSDAITVFKDGRYVCTFDDMEKVNHDSLVKAMVGRDLGDIYGWQPRETGEEMLRLDEVKAPGVRKPVSLSVKRGEIVGLFGLVGAGRSELMKGLFGGTRITAGQVWIDGQAVNIQKPGHAIAAGMMLCPEDRKAEGIIPVHSVRDNINISARRKYIRAGCLINDGWEVQNADHHIRSLNIKTPGAEQLIMNLSGGNQQKAILGRWLSEEMKVILLDEPTRGIDVGAKHEIYNVIYALAARGVAVLFASSDLPEVLGLADRILVMREGEIAGELLHGQADEQQALSLAMPKVSQAVA; encoded by the coding sequence ATGCAACAGTCAACTCCATACCTGTCTTTCCGGGGGATTGGCAAAACCTTCCCTGGCGTAAAAGCGCTCAGCGACATCAGCTTTGATTGCTATGCAGGCCAGGTACACGCCCTGATGGGGGAGAACGGCGCGGGTAAATCCACGCTACTGAAGATCCTCAGCGGGAACTATGCACCCACCACCGGCACGCTGGCCCTGCGCGGGGAAGATGTCACCTTTGCTGACACCCCTGCCGCCCTGAATGCCGGGGTCGCCATTATCTATCAGGAACTGCACCTGGTGCCTGAAATGACCGTGGCGGAAAATATTTATCTTGGCCAGTTGCCGCACAAAGGCGGCTTTGTAAATCGCTCGCTGCTGAACTACGAAGCCCGGCTACAGCTGGAGCATCTTGGCCTCGATATCGATCCGCAAACGCCGCTGAAATACCTGTCGATTGGGCAGTGGCAGATGGTGGAAATTGCCAAAGCCCTGGCGCGTAACGCCAAAGTGATCGCCTTCGATGAACCGACCAGTTCGCTGTCGGCGCGTGAAATCGACAACCTGTTCCGCGTCATTCGCGAACTGCGCGACGAAGGGCGGGTCATTATTTATGTCTCGCACCGCATGGAAGAGATTTTTGCCTTAAGCGATGCGATTACCGTTTTTAAAGACGGTCGCTATGTCTGCACCTTCGACGACATGGAGAAGGTTAACCACGACTCGCTGGTGAAAGCGATGGTTGGCCGCGACCTCGGCGATATCTATGGCTGGCAGCCGCGTGAGACCGGTGAAGAGATGCTGCGCCTCGATGAGGTCAAAGCGCCTGGCGTGCGCAAGCCGGTGAGCCTGTCGGTGAAACGCGGCGAAATCGTCGGCCTGTTTGGGCTGGTGGGCGCCGGACGCAGCGAACTGATGAAGGGCCTGTTTGGCGGCACGCGTATCACCGCAGGGCAGGTGTGGATCGACGGCCAGGCTGTCAACATTCAGAAGCCCGGTCATGCTATTGCCGCGGGGATGATGCTCTGTCCGGAAGATCGCAAAGCCGAGGGGATTATCCCGGTCCATTCGGTGCGCGATAACATCAATATCAGCGCCCGTCGCAAATACATCCGCGCCGGTTGCCTGATCAACGACGGCTGGGAAGTGCAGAACGCCGATCACCATATTCGTTCGCTGAATATCAAAACCCCAGGCGCTGAGCAGTTGATCATGAATCTCTCCGGCGGTAATCAGCAAAAGGCCATTCTGGGCCGTTGGTTATCCGAAGAGATGAAAGTCATTTTGCTCGATGAGCCCACGCGCGGCATTGATGTCGGCGCGAAACATGAAATTTACAACGTGATTTATGCGCTGGCGGCACGCGGTGTCGCGGTGCTGTTTGCCTCCAGCGATCTACCCGAAGTGCTCGGCCTCGCCGACCGCATCCTGGTGATGCGCGAAGGGGAGATCGCCGGTGAATTACTACACGGTCAGGCGGATGAACAACAGGCGTTAAGCCTTGCCATGCCTAAAGTTAGCCAGGCTGTCGCCTGA